In [Leptolyngbya] sp. PCC 7376, a genomic segment contains:
- a CDS encoding glutathione S-transferase family protein: MYKLYDFLPSGNSYKVRLLLNQLEIPYERIDVNILNRETRTEEFLKINSNGRIPVLEIENGQHLAESNAILFYLSQGTKFLPQGSWMQAKVLQWLFFEQYSHEPNIATSRYWISILKQPEKYQNNLAKKQKEGYQALDVIESHLAQYQFFVDEKYSIADIALYAYTHVAHEGNFDLSDYPFVRAWLERVARQPNHLKITDA; encoded by the coding sequence ATGTACAAACTCTATGATTTTTTGCCGTCGGGAAATAGTTATAAAGTACGTTTGTTACTTAACCAACTAGAAATTCCGTATGAACGTATTGACGTCAATATTTTAAATAGAGAAACCAGAACTGAGGAATTTTTAAAGATAAATTCTAATGGCCGTATTCCTGTTTTGGAAATTGAAAATGGCCAGCATTTAGCAGAGTCTAATGCAATTTTGTTTTATTTGAGCCAAGGAACAAAGTTCTTGCCACAGGGATCATGGATGCAGGCTAAAGTGTTGCAGTGGCTATTTTTTGAACAGTATAGCCATGAGCCAAATATTGCAACTTCTCGCTACTGGATTTCGATTTTAAAACAACCAGAAAAGTATCAAAATAATTTAGCTAAAAAGCAAAAGGAAGGCTATCAAGCTTTAGATGTAATAGAGAGTCATTTAGCCCAATATCAATTCTTTGTGGATGAAAAATATTCTATTGCTGATATTGCTTTATATGCCTATACTCACGTTGCTCATGAAGGCAATTTTGACTTGAGTGATTATCCTTTTGTTAGAGCATGGTTGGAACGAGTTGCTAGGCAACCAAATCATTTGAAAATTACTGATGCCTGA
- the fusA gene encoding elongation factor G, producing the protein MKDLTKYRNIGIFAHVDAGKTTTTERILKLTGKIHKIGEVHEGAATTDFMDQEQERGITIQSAATSCFWKEHQLNIIDTPGHVDFTIEVYRSLKVLDGGVGVFCGSGGVEPQSETNWRYANESKVARIIYVNKLDRLGADFYKVVGQVDKILDARPLVMVLPIGTEEEFVGVVDLLTEKAWIWDDSMDPMNYEIKDVPEDMAEKVAEYREMLIETAVEQNDDLMEKYLEGEEVSIDELKECIRKGTRNLDFFPTYCGSSFKNKGVQLVLDAVVDYLPNPKEVNPQPETDEEGNPTGNYALVDPEQPFRALAFKIMDDRFGALTFTRIYSGTLNKGDTILNTATGKTERIGRMVEMHADSREEIDTAQAGDIIAIVGMKNVQTGHTLCDKDNPATLEAMVFPDPVISIAITPKNKGGNEKMGVALGKMMKEDPSFQVETDSESGETIIKGMGELHLDIKVDILKRTYGVEVEVGKPQVAYRESITKLLNDSYTHKKQSGGSGQFGKIDYTIEPGEAGTGFQFESKVTGGNVPREFWPAVQKGFEQSIEKGVLAGFPCVDLKVTLTDGGFHPVDSSAIAFEIAARSGYRQSLPKAGPQILEPIMKVDVFTPDDYVGDVIGDLNRRRGMIQGQDAASTGARIKAEVPLSEMFGYIGDLRTMTSGRGQFSMEFDHYAPCPKNVAEDVIKEAKERAEAKSK; encoded by the coding sequence ATGAAAGACCTGACCAAATATCGTAATATCGGTATCTTCGCTCACGTCGATGCGGGTAAAACAACCACCACCGAACGTATCCTGAAGTTAACCGGAAAAATCCACAAGATTGGTGAAGTTCACGAAGGAGCGGCAACTACCGACTTCATGGACCAAGAACAAGAGCGCGGAATTACAATTCAGTCCGCAGCAACAAGCTGTTTTTGGAAAGAGCACCAACTCAACATTATCGATACTCCCGGTCACGTTGATTTCACCATTGAAGTTTATCGTTCTCTCAAAGTATTAGATGGCGGTGTCGGTGTATTTTGTGGTTCCGGTGGTGTAGAGCCCCAGTCCGAAACAAACTGGCGCTATGCTAACGAATCCAAAGTTGCACGAATTATTTATGTCAACAAACTCGACCGTCTAGGCGCAGATTTCTACAAGGTTGTAGGCCAAGTAGACAAGATTCTTGATGCGCGTCCTCTCGTCATGGTTCTGCCTATCGGAACAGAGGAAGAATTTGTTGGTGTTGTTGACCTCCTCACTGAGAAAGCGTGGATCTGGGATGATTCGATGGATCCCATGAACTACGAAATCAAAGATGTCCCCGAAGACATGGCTGAGAAAGTTGCTGAATACCGTGAAATGCTTATTGAGACAGCGGTTGAGCAGAATGATGACCTCATGGAAAAATACCTCGAAGGTGAGGAAGTTTCTATTGATGAGCTCAAAGAATGTATCCGTAAAGGTACTCGCAACCTAGATTTCTTTCCCACTTACTGTGGTTCTTCCTTTAAAAATAAGGGTGTACAGCTCGTTCTTGACGCAGTTGTCGATTATCTCCCTAACCCTAAGGAGGTTAATCCTCAGCCAGAGACTGACGAAGAAGGAAATCCCACTGGTAATTATGCCTTGGTTGATCCCGAGCAGCCTTTCCGCGCATTGGCATTCAAGATCATGGATGACCGTTTCGGTGCATTGACCTTTACTCGTATCTACTCCGGTACGCTTAATAAAGGTGACACCATCCTCAATACTGCGACAGGTAAAACTGAGCGTATTGGCCGCATGGTAGAAATGCACGCTGATTCTCGTGAAGAGATTGACACTGCGCAAGCTGGTGACATCATCGCGATTGTGGGTATGAAGAATGTCCAAACGGGTCACACGCTTTGTGATAAGGACAATCCCGCAACCCTCGAGGCAATGGTCTTCCCTGACCCTGTAATCTCTATCGCGATCACCCCCAAGAACAAAGGTGGTAACGAGAAGATGGGTGTTGCTCTCGGTAAGATGATGAAAGAAGATCCTTCTTTCCAAGTTGAAACCGACTCTGAGAGTGGTGAAACGATTATCAAGGGTATGGGTGAGCTTCACCTCGATATTAAGGTTGACATCCTTAAGCGTACCTATGGCGTTGAAGTTGAAGTAGGAAAGCCTCAGGTTGCTTATCGTGAGTCTATTACTAAGCTGCTTAATGACAGCTATACCCACAAGAAACAGTCTGGTGGTTCTGGTCAGTTTGGTAAGATTGACTATACAATCGAGCCCGGTGAAGCTGGTACTGGCTTCCAGTTCGAGTCTAAGGTTACTGGTGGTAATGTGCCTCGTGAATTCTGGCCTGCGGTTCAGAAAGGTTTCGAGCAGTCCATCGAGAAAGGTGTGCTTGCTGGGTTCCCTTGTGTTGACCTTAAGGTTACGCTCACAGATGGTGGCTTCCACCCTGTAGACTCTTCGGCGATCGCCTTTGAGATTGCAGCAAGAAGTGGTTACCGTCAATCTTTACCTAAAGCTGGCCCTCAAATTCTTGAGCCCATCATGAAGGTAGACGTCTTTACTCCCGATGATTACGTTGGTGATGTAATTGGTGACCTTAACCGTCGTCGTGGCATGATCCAAGGTCAAGATGCTGCTTCCACTGGTGCGCGCATCAAGGCTGAAGTTCCTCTTAGTGAGATGTTCGGTTACATTGGTGATCTGCGTACAATGACTTCTGGTCGCGGTCAGTTCTCCATGGAGTTCGACCATTATGCTCCTTGTCCGAAGAACGTTGCTGAAGACGTTATTAAGGAAGCAAAAGAGCGTGCTGAGGCAAAGTCTAAGTAA
- a CDS encoding RNA methyltransferase produces the protein MSSFDHIRIVIVEPAGALNVGSVARVMKNMGLSQLILVNPRCDHLGKEARLMAVKAPEILEHATVMDSLADALQGCHKAIATTGQPRELSTPMETPKQVLPWVLEDDTPSAIIFGREDNGLTNTELNHAQRFLCIPTGSEYTSLNLAQAIAVCCYELQSLSTMVQPVAESPTQDLADLKDLEGYYQHLEQLLLKIGYLQPHTAAARMNKFRSLYNRNQLTQAETSMLRGILRQTAWAIANPDKLQSEQPDE, from the coding sequence TTGAGCAGTTTCGATCATATTCGCATTGTCATTGTTGAGCCTGCGGGTGCTTTAAATGTTGGTTCTGTTGCCCGCGTCATGAAAAATATGGGGCTGTCGCAATTAATCCTTGTAAATCCTCGGTGTGATCATCTTGGCAAGGAAGCACGGTTAATGGCGGTAAAAGCACCGGAAATTTTAGAGCATGCGACGGTGATGGATAGTTTGGCGGATGCGTTGCAGGGTTGTCACAAGGCGATCGCCACCACAGGTCAACCGCGAGAGTTATCGACACCAATGGAAACGCCTAAACAGGTTTTACCGTGGGTTCTAGAGGATGATACGCCGAGTGCGATTATTTTCGGGCGAGAGGATAACGGTTTAACGAATACGGAGCTGAACCATGCCCAACGCTTCCTCTGTATTCCGACGGGCAGTGAATATACCTCTCTAAATCTAGCTCAGGCGATCGCCGTCTGCTGTTATGAGCTGCAAAGTTTGAGCACAATGGTACAACCAGTGGCTGAATCTCCCACCCAAGATTTGGCAGATCTCAAAGATCTCGAAGGCTATTATCAACATCTAGAACAGCTCTTACTAAAAATTGGCTATCTACAACCCCACACGGCTGCTGCACGTATGAATAAATTTCGGAGTTTATACAATCGGAATCAGTTAACCCAAGCAGAAACGTCGATGCTCAGGGGTATTCTTCGGCAAACAGCATGGGCGATCGCCAATCCAGACAAACTCCAATCGGAACAGCCAGACGAATAG
- a CDS encoding Hpt domain-containing protein — translation MIVPESKSPDQFTLNSLDSPIDFEGLYELYGDDSSMFQFAFEELMQILPKYFAKLEAAIADSDMAKILYEAHRLKGSTATVSVKKIPDLCSAVEDAARVEDLGQINACTTEIRTQVSIVLKFLQNYSSGNN, via the coding sequence ATGATTGTCCCTGAGTCTAAATCCCCAGACCAATTCACCTTAAATTCTCTGGATTCTCCCATTGACTTTGAGGGTCTTTATGAGCTTTATGGCGATGATTCGTCTATGTTTCAGTTTGCATTTGAGGAGCTGATGCAAATTTTACCGAAATATTTTGCCAAGTTGGAAGCCGCGATCGCCGATAGTGATATGGCAAAAATTTTATATGAAGCCCATCGCCTGAAAGGTTCGACTGCAACAGTTAGTGTTAAGAAAATTCCAGATTTATGTAGTGCCGTTGAAGATGCAGCCCGTGTAGAGGATCTTGGACAAATTAATGCTTGCACTACTGAGATTCGGACCCAAGTGAGTATTGTGCTCAAATTCCTCCAAAATTACTCTAGTGGCAATAATTAA
- a CDS encoding serine hydrolase: protein MVEKSRRTRRKRKISSQSQGSKSGGSKEAKSGGKVVSLSSRRRRPKATSNKLRPKTNLQKAASPSGTKQASPQRKTRRRPTAKSSRSNNQARRLRLKLPKPILYPIRFAIVGIGIGAFIGTLLAISNSRPYISVTQDTEERSQSFAPDESANPLPLETSLVTMRESVQVAIAADPELDATMLFVDLDTGEYLDVASSRSISAASTIKIPVLVAFLEAVDQGTVQLQDSLIITDNVKGGGSGNFQYKDNGTELSALFVASEMSINSDNTATNMIIEQLGGFEVLNQKFQSWGLQQTQLNAPLPDLEGTNLTTARDLAFLLAKISRGDILSNRSRDRLIRIMSSTRNDNLLPQTLGQGAAIAHKTGDIGYIIGDAGIIDLPNGKRYIASIFVERPYDAPKGKELLHKIGKLFYQHAEKNQPQPIPTEPQESDKSLETASFPEETN, encoded by the coding sequence GTGGTTGAGAAATCACGCCGTACAAGGCGAAAAAGAAAGATTTCTTCCCAGTCCCAAGGATCTAAGTCTGGTGGCTCGAAAGAAGCTAAATCTGGCGGAAAAGTCGTTTCTTTATCTTCTCGTCGCCGTCGCCCCAAAGCCACATCCAACAAATTAAGGCCAAAAACAAATTTACAGAAGGCAGCATCACCATCCGGAACAAAACAGGCGTCTCCACAGCGTAAAACTCGACGACGGCCAACGGCAAAATCGAGCCGTTCCAATAATCAAGCACGGCGGTTACGTCTCAAGCTTCCCAAGCCGATTTTATATCCAATCCGTTTCGCGATTGTAGGCATTGGTATCGGAGCGTTTATTGGGACTCTATTAGCAATTTCAAACTCACGTCCCTACATTAGTGTCACCCAAGATACGGAAGAGCGTAGTCAATCTTTCGCTCCAGACGAATCGGCAAATCCTCTGCCTTTAGAGACATCGCTCGTGACAATGCGTGAATCGGTACAGGTGGCGATCGCCGCAGACCCAGAGCTAGATGCCACGATGTTATTTGTGGATTTGGATACGGGGGAATATTTAGATGTCGCCTCTTCCCGGAGTATTTCTGCCGCAAGCACGATTAAAATCCCTGTCCTTGTCGCTTTTTTAGAAGCAGTCGATCAAGGCACAGTACAGCTACAGGACTCTCTAATAATTACCGATAATGTCAAAGGTGGAGGCTCTGGTAATTTTCAGTACAAAGATAATGGCACTGAGCTATCTGCGTTATTTGTTGCCTCTGAGATGAGCATCAATAGTGACAATACTGCCACCAACATGATTATTGAGCAGCTCGGTGGTTTTGAAGTCTTAAACCAGAAATTTCAAAGTTGGGGTCTCCAGCAAACACAGCTTAATGCGCCTTTGCCAGATTTAGAGGGGACAAACTTGACCACGGCAAGGGATTTAGCGTTTCTACTCGCAAAAATTAGTCGAGGAGACATTTTGTCTAACCGCTCCCGCGATCGCCTGATACGGATTATGAGTTCAACTCGAAACGATAACTTATTACCCCAGACTCTGGGGCAAGGAGCGGCGATCGCCCATAAAACCGGCGATATCGGCTATATCATTGGCGACGCTGGCATTATTGATCTGCCCAACGGCAAACGCTATATTGCATCGATTTTTGTCGAGCGCCCCTATGATGCGCCGAAAGGCAAAGAGCTTTTACACAAAATTGGCAAGCTATTTTATCAACATGCCGAGAAAAATCAACCTCAGCCTATCCCAACAGAACCCCAAGAATCCGATAAATCCTTAGAGACAGCATCTTTCCCGGAAGAGACAAACTGA
- the dnaN gene encoding DNA polymerase III subunit beta — translation MKFVCSQSDLNSQLSLVSRAVPSRPTHPILGNVLLKADAGHHEIQLTAFDLSLGIRTSFPAQVLESGTLTLPAKLLNDIVSRLPEGEVSLSCPQESLGEGDAQATLTAAAGRFQLRGLGAEEFPELPTIEGGTKLMLPAIALSEGLSGVLFAASADETKQVLTGVHLTHKQDCLEFAATDGHRLALVETSDQAEQDETEEGKLPVPELEDFALTIPARALRELERMLTSANESDLVALHLDEGQVIFEINDQRLTSRKLDGAYPAYHQLIPSQFNRQVTLERRSLVSSIERVAVLADQKNNIVKFRLDAAGQKLHLSVEAQDVGSGEEALNAQVTGESLEIAFNVKYLTEGLKALPSNDIQMQLNENNQPVIFSPLGAMQMTYLIMPVQIRS, via the coding sequence ATGAAGTTTGTTTGCAGCCAAAGTGATTTAAATAGTCAACTGTCTCTGGTGAGTCGGGCTGTGCCTTCGCGTCCTACTCATCCAATTTTGGGGAACGTCTTATTAAAGGCGGATGCTGGACACCATGAGATTCAGTTAACGGCTTTTGACCTAAGTTTGGGAATTCGGACGAGTTTTCCTGCTCAGGTGCTTGAAAGTGGCACGTTAACGCTGCCGGCGAAATTGTTGAATGATATTGTGTCTCGTCTACCAGAAGGCGAAGTGTCCCTTAGCTGTCCGCAAGAATCTTTGGGCGAAGGAGACGCTCAGGCGACGCTAACTGCCGCGGCCGGTCGTTTTCAGTTGCGGGGGCTTGGAGCGGAAGAGTTTCCTGAATTGCCCACTATCGAAGGAGGGACAAAATTGATGTTGCCGGCGATCGCCCTGAGTGAAGGATTAAGTGGTGTTTTATTTGCGGCGAGTGCTGATGAAACGAAACAAGTATTAACAGGCGTGCACCTCACCCACAAACAAGATTGCCTCGAATTTGCTGCTACTGATGGCCACCGCTTAGCGTTAGTGGAAACAAGCGATCAAGCAGAACAGGATGAAACTGAAGAAGGCAAATTGCCTGTGCCAGAGCTTGAGGATTTTGCTTTAACTATTCCTGCTCGCGCCCTGAGAGAATTGGAGCGAATGTTAACGAGTGCTAACGAATCTGATTTGGTTGCACTGCATTTAGATGAGGGCCAGGTGATTTTTGAAATCAATGATCAAAGATTAACCAGCCGTAAATTGGATGGAGCTTATCCCGCCTACCATCAGCTCATCCCGAGTCAGTTTAATCGTCAGGTCACTCTAGAGCGCCGCAGTTTGGTCAGTAGTATTGAGCGGGTCGCCGTTTTAGCGGATCAAAAAAATAATATTGTGAAATTTAGATTGGATGCTGCTGGACAAAAGCTCCATTTATCAGTGGAGGCACAGGATGTTGGTAGCGGTGAAGAAGCCCTCAATGCTCAAGTGACAGGAGAGAGTCTCGAAATCGCCTTTAATGTGAAATATTTGACGGAAGGGCTAAAGGCTTTACCGAGTAATGACATTCAAATGCAGCTCAACGAAAATAATCAGCCCGTCATTTTTAGTCCACTCGGTGCAATGCAAATGACCTATTTGATTATGCCAGTACAAATCCGTAGTTAA
- a CDS encoding Calvin cycle protein CP12 produces the protein MTNIQQQIEKERDAAREACNTDATSGECAAAWDAVEELQAEASHQREQEPEKTELDKFCDANPDADECRIYED, from the coding sequence ATGACTAACATTCAACAACAAATTGAAAAGGAACGCGACGCAGCACGTGAGGCTTGCAACACTGATGCCACTTCTGGTGAATGTGCTGCGGCTTGGGATGCAGTAGAAGAGCTCCAAGCTGAGGCTTCTCACCAACGTGAACAGGAACCTGAAAAGACGGAACTCGACAAGTTCTGTGATGCCAATCCAGATGCTGATGAGTGCCGTATTTACGAAGACTAA
- a CDS encoding DUF3177 family protein, with translation MDEALLRQLAWMDYRLAVIFTVITPIVLLIWSLVSKIESMQRLLGIYWKVASLLMITVYLLIPSWSVGYLTGLLSRILIPISLWFWIDLNEEIRDQPASKLKLVFTSWRWAMTAYCAIGALINLPFFSCIFSATTKQGAYCQVWLEAPIRYKEILHANSSAGFLGFLGATGLIVYGIYLLSFLIFRLGRQGRIAIEQ, from the coding sequence ATGGATGAAGCATTACTTCGGCAGCTGGCGTGGATGGATTATCGTCTTGCCGTTATTTTCACTGTCATCACGCCTATTGTGCTGCTGATCTGGAGCCTCGTTAGCAAGATCGAATCCATGCAGCGACTCCTCGGGATCTATTGGAAGGTCGCAAGCCTTCTCATGATCACCGTCTATTTACTCATTCCTAGTTGGTCAGTCGGCTATCTCACAGGTCTGCTATCTCGCATCCTTATCCCCATTAGCCTGTGGTTTTGGATCGATCTTAATGAAGAAATCCGTGACCAGCCCGCTAGTAAACTCAAACTTGTTTTTACGTCTTGGCGCTGGGCAATGACTGCGTATTGCGCAATCGGAGCATTAATTAACCTGCCGTTCTTTTCTTGCATTTTTTCAGCAACAACAAAGCAAGGTGCCTATTGTCAGGTTTGGTTAGAAGCCCCCATACGCTACAAAGAAATCCTACATGCCAACTCTTCGGCCGGTTTCCTTGGATTCCTCGGGGCCACAGGCCTCATTGTTTATGGCATTTATCTTCTATCATTTTTGATTTTTCGCCTTGGTCGACAGGGTCGTATTGCAATTGAGCAATAA
- a CDS encoding GAF domain-containing protein: MSPNPKINALQQAAHQLAVCTDQLFQQIEQEQVLDGIIERIRSCLELDDVFHETSTSIRQLLSADRVGVFRFTPGSGWDEGEFVAENVRKEFPSAMAAKVYDHCFGSQYAVHYTEGRIQSVADIYDANLSDCHIQILEQFQVRANLIVPVLKGKELWGLLCIHQCSHPRRWQLAEIGFVQKIAIHFAIALQQAENREQIKLQAAQLIQAKAQQEALTRQKALVKIVSNIRQSLDFADICNTTTAEVRHLLEADRVIIYRFNPDWSGNFLFESVAAEWKPLVGVSPSIEDTHLMETQGGRYAAGETFAIPNIYEAGHSDCHVELLEEFQAKAYAIAPIFRDDNLWGLLATFQNSSPRHWQTDEVELLAQVGEQLGIALQQASKQTKAINRQKILVKLVSKIRQSLELEEICQTATTEIRQLLNADRVTIYRFNPDWSGNFLFESVTSEWQPLVGVSPVIEDTHLMDTQGGRYAAGETFAIPDIYDAGHSDCHIELLEQFQAKAYAIAPIFQDDHLWGLLATFQNSGPRHWQTDEVELLAQVGEQLGIALQQTEFVRQLQSQSTELKDLFEALQQSQLQLIQNEKMASLGQLVAGVAHEINNPINFIHGNLPHINDYVKDLLILACEYQKTSPNSAEDIQKLQERTEELDLDFILEDLPKVLSSMQMGTDRIRQIVLSLRNFSRLDEAEFKAVNIHEGLDSTLLILGNRLKFCDTNTSIDIIKKYSDIPLVECFPAQLNQVFMNLLSNSIDAIEEVLRKKAKSTSKKTRNWKPKIWIKTQLDGIDHIQISIRDNGIGIPETDENKLFDHFFTTKSIGKGTGLGLSISHEIISQKHGGQLNFKSIKKGGAEFIIRLPIKFQG, from the coding sequence ATGTCGCCAAATCCTAAAATTAATGCTTTGCAACAGGCCGCACACCAGCTTGCAGTCTGTACCGATCAGCTTTTCCAGCAGATTGAGCAAGAGCAAGTCTTGGATGGCATTATCGAGCGTATTCGTTCGTGTCTTGAGTTAGATGATGTTTTTCATGAAACATCAACCTCAATCCGGCAATTACTAAGTGCAGATAGGGTTGGAGTCTTTCGCTTCACTCCCGGCAGTGGCTGGGACGAAGGAGAGTTTGTTGCTGAGAACGTCAGAAAAGAATTTCCATCAGCAATGGCAGCGAAAGTTTATGACCATTGTTTCGGTTCACAATACGCTGTCCACTACACAGAAGGACGTATACAATCCGTTGCAGATATTTATGATGCAAATTTGAGTGATTGTCATATTCAAATCCTTGAGCAGTTTCAAGTGCGGGCAAACTTAATTGTGCCTGTCTTGAAAGGAAAAGAATTATGGGGATTATTGTGTATTCATCAATGCTCCCATCCTCGACGATGGCAGCTAGCAGAAATTGGGTTTGTCCAGAAAATTGCAATCCATTTTGCCATTGCCCTACAACAGGCAGAAAACCGCGAACAAATTAAGCTCCAGGCAGCTCAACTCATTCAGGCAAAGGCTCAGCAAGAAGCTTTAACTCGCCAGAAAGCCCTCGTTAAAATCGTCAGCAATATCAGACAATCTTTAGATTTTGCCGATATTTGTAACACGACAACAGCAGAAGTACGTCATTTACTAGAGGCAGATCGTGTCATTATCTATCGCTTTAATCCTGATTGGAGTGGCAATTTTCTATTCGAGTCAGTTGCCGCGGAATGGAAACCTTTAGTTGGGGTTTCTCCTTCCATTGAAGATACTCACCTAATGGAAACGCAAGGTGGTCGCTATGCTGCCGGGGAGACCTTTGCCATCCCGAATATCTATGAAGCAGGGCATTCTGACTGTCATGTCGAATTGTTAGAAGAGTTTCAAGCCAAAGCTTATGCGATCGCCCCAATTTTCCGAGATGACAATCTGTGGGGTTTACTCGCGACATTCCAAAACTCTAGCCCACGCCACTGGCAAACTGATGAAGTAGAGCTCCTTGCCCAAGTCGGAGAACAACTCGGTATTGCTCTCCAACAAGCGAGTAAACAAACAAAAGCAATCAACCGACAAAAAATCCTAGTCAAACTCGTTAGTAAGATCCGCCAATCCCTTGAATTAGAAGAAATTTGCCAAACAGCAACGACAGAAATACGTCAACTGCTAAATGCGGATCGTGTCACTATTTACCGTTTTAATCCCGATTGGAGTGGCAACTTTTTATTTGAATCAGTCACATCAGAATGGCAACCCTTGGTTGGCGTTTCCCCTGTCATTGAAGATACCCACTTGATGGATACTCAGGGAGGCCGCTACGCAGCAGGGGAAACATTTGCCATCCCAGATATCTATGACGCGGGACATTCCGATTGTCACATCGAACTATTAGAACAGTTTCAAGCTAAAGCCTATGCGATCGCCCCTATTTTTCAGGATGATCATCTGTGGGGTTTGCTCGCGACATTCCAAAACTCTGGACCACGTCATTGGCAAACTGACGAAGTAGAATTACTGGCTCAAGTTGGCGAACAACTCGGCATCGCCCTACAACAAACAGAATTTGTCCGACAACTCCAATCGCAATCAACAGAATTAAAAGATCTATTCGAAGCTTTACAACAGTCTCAATTACAGCTCATTCAGAATGAGAAAATGGCCAGTTTAGGGCAATTAGTAGCTGGCGTTGCCCATGAGATCAACAATCCCATCAATTTTATTCACGGCAACCTGCCCCATATCAACGATTACGTTAAAGATCTTTTAATCCTAGCTTGCGAATATCAGAAAACCAGCCCTAACTCAGCCGAAGACATTCAAAAGCTTCAAGAGCGCACCGAAGAACTCGATCTCGACTTTATCTTGGAAGATCTCCCCAAAGTCCTATCTTCAATGCAAATGGGGACAGATCGGATTCGACAAATTGTTCTATCTCTCCGGAATTTCTCTCGTTTAGATGAAGCTGAATTTAAAGCGGTTAATATTCACGAAGGGCTCGATAGTACGTTACTGATTTTAGGTAATCGATTGAAATTCTGTGATACAAATACCAGCATTGACATCATCAAGAAATATAGTGATATTCCACTAGTAGAGTGTTTTCCAGCTCAACTCAATCAGGTGTTTATGAACCTTTTGTCAAACTCAATTGATGCTATCGAAGAAGTCTTAAGAAAGAAAGCAAAAAGCACATCAAAAAAAACAAGGAATTGGAAGCCAAAAATCTGGATCAAGACCCAACTAGATGGAATAGATCATATACAGATTTCCATTCGAGATAATGGTATCGGTATACCAGAGACTGACGAGAATAAACTTTTCGACCATTTCTTCACAACCAAATCGATTGGCAAAGGTACGGGTTTAGGTTTGTCTATTTCCCATGAAATCATCAGTCAAAAACATGGTGGGCAATTAAATTTCAAATCCATCAAAAAAGGAGGAGCTGAATTCATCATCAGATTGCCTATTAAGTTTCAAGGTTAG